A single Paracoccus pantotrophus DNA region contains:
- a CDS encoding protein meaA, with protein MAEKDKPWLFRTYAGHSTAEKSNALYRGNLAKGQTGLSVAFDLPTQTGYDSDHVLARGEVGKVGVPICHLGDMRMLFDQIPLEQMNTSMTINATAPWLLSLYIAVAEEQGADIARLQGTVQNDIIKEYLSRGTYICPPKPSLRMITDVAAYTAKHLPKWNPMNVCSYHLQEAGATPEQELAYALATGIAVLDDLKTKVEPQDFPAMVGRISFFVNAGIRFVTELCKMRAFTELWDEICRTRYGIEDEKYRRFRYGVQVNSLGLTEQQPENNVYRILLEMLAVTLSKNARARAVQLPAWNEALGLPRPWDQQWSLRMQQIVAYETDLLEYGDLFDGNPVIAAKVEELKSGARAELATLDEMGGAIAAIEYMKSRLVESNAERLNRIEANETVVVGVNRWQQGEPSPLTAGDGGIMVVDPAVEQDQVARLRAWREARDEPAVEAALAALRDAAQGGQNVMPPSIAAARAGATTGEWAAVMRQVHGEYRGPTGVSTSPSNRTEGLEPIREAVDAVSRRLGRRLKFLVGKPGLDGHSNGAEQIAFRARDCGMDITYEGIRLTPEQIVTRAAEDNAHVVGLSILSGSHLPLIEELMERMRAAGLSHVPVVVGGIIPDEDAERLLGMGVARVYTPKDFELNRIMMDIVALVEPREAAA; from the coding sequence GTGGCCGAGAAAGACAAACCCTGGCTCTTCCGCACCTATGCGGGCCATTCGACCGCCGAGAAATCCAACGCACTCTATCGAGGCAACCTCGCCAAGGGGCAGACCGGGCTTTCGGTGGCCTTCGACCTGCCGACCCAGACCGGTTATGACAGCGACCATGTCCTGGCGCGGGGCGAGGTCGGCAAGGTCGGCGTGCCGATCTGCCACCTGGGCGACATGCGCATGCTCTTCGACCAGATCCCGCTTGAGCAGATGAACACCTCGATGACGATCAATGCGACGGCGCCCTGGCTCCTGTCGCTCTATATCGCCGTGGCCGAGGAGCAGGGCGCCGACATCGCCAGGCTGCAAGGCACGGTGCAGAACGACATCATCAAGGAATACCTGTCGCGCGGCACCTATATCTGCCCGCCGAAACCCTCGCTGCGCATGATCACCGACGTCGCGGCCTATACGGCCAAGCACCTGCCGAAATGGAACCCGATGAACGTCTGTTCCTACCACCTGCAGGAGGCGGGGGCGACGCCCGAGCAGGAACTGGCCTATGCTCTGGCCACCGGCATCGCGGTGCTGGACGACCTGAAGACCAAGGTCGAGCCGCAGGATTTCCCGGCCATGGTCGGGCGCATCAGCTTCTTCGTCAATGCCGGCATCCGCTTCGTGACCGAGCTGTGCAAGATGCGCGCCTTCACCGAGCTCTGGGACGAAATCTGCCGCACCCGCTATGGCATCGAGGACGAGAAATACCGCCGCTTCCGCTATGGCGTGCAGGTGAACAGCCTGGGCCTGACCGAGCAGCAGCCGGAAAACAACGTCTACCGCATCCTGCTGGAGATGCTGGCGGTCACGCTGTCGAAGAACGCCCGCGCCCGCGCCGTGCAATTGCCGGCCTGGAACGAGGCCCTGGGCCTGCCGCGGCCCTGGGACCAGCAATGGTCGCTGCGCATGCAGCAGATCGTCGCCTATGAGACGGACCTGCTGGAATACGGCGACCTTTTCGACGGCAACCCGGTGATTGCCGCCAAGGTCGAGGAGCTGAAATCCGGCGCCCGCGCCGAACTGGCGACGCTGGACGAGATGGGCGGTGCCATCGCCGCCATCGAATACATGAAGTCACGGCTGGTCGAATCGAATGCCGAGCGGCTGAACCGGATCGAGGCGAACGAGACGGTGGTGGTGGGCGTCAACCGCTGGCAGCAGGGCGAGCCCTCGCCGCTGACCGCGGGCGATGGCGGCATTATGGTCGTGGACCCGGCGGTCGAGCAGGATCAGGTCGCCCGGCTGCGTGCCTGGCGCGAAGCGCGCGACGAGCCGGCCGTCGAGGCCGCCCTCGCCGCGCTGCGCGATGCCGCGCAGGGGGGGCAGAACGTGATGCCGCCCTCGATCGCCGCGGCCAGGGCCGGGGCGACCACCGGCGAATGGGCGGCGGTGATGCGCCAGGTGCATGGCGAATATCGCGGCCCGACCGGGGTCTCGACCAGCCCCTCGAACCGCACCGAGGGGCTCGAGCCGATCCGCGAGGCCGTGGATGCCGTCAGCCGCCGCCTGGGCCGGCGGCTGAAGTTCCTGGTCGGCAAGCCCGGCCTCGACGGCCATTCCAACGGCGCCGAGCAGATCGCCTTCCGCGCCCGCGACTGCGGCATGGACATCACCTATGAAGGCATCCGCCTGACCCCCGAGCAGATCGTGACCCGCGCCGCCGAGGACAATGCCCATGTCGTCGGCCTGTCGATCCTGTCGGGCAGCCACCTGCCGCTGATCGAGGAACTGATGGAGCGCATGCGTGCAGCTGGCCTTTCGCATGTCCCGGTCGTGGTCGGCGGCATCATCCCCGACGAAGACGCGGAGAGGCTGCTCGGCATGGGCGTGGCGCGGGTCTACACGCCCAAGGATTTCGAACTCAACCGCATCATGATGGATATTGTCGCTCTGGTCGAGCCGAGGGAGGCCGCGGCCTGA